The nucleotide window ACTTTTCCGGTTTTCCCCCCAACTTAAGGATCAAGTTGTTGGGCAAAAGAATCTATGAACAAGAATGGTCCGCACAATGGAAAGCTAAGATATACTCATACAATACAAAGaccaaaacaacaacaatagcTCTGTTCTTTTACGAGACGCGGACGCAGCGGCTTGCGGCCAAAAACTGAGcatcaaaataaacaaaaaaaatggtgGAAAATCAATGAAGCTGACGCTGCGATTATTTTTGCGAAGGTTTCCGGTGTCGTTTGTGACGCTGTTAAAAGTAGCGGCAGTTAGATAGTCGCTGCGATTATTTTTGATAGGCAAAAGCACCGCCACCGGTGTTGCTCTCCAGATGcgtgaacaaaaaaaaggttataCATTTGGTCCCAAACCGCTGACGCAGCGTCTTGTAAAAGAACAGAGCTAATGTAATGCAACCAAGAAATTTCCACAGCAAAAGCCTTTGCTTCTGCTAAAATCGTTCACATTTGGTTAACTTACAAAACTGAACTCACAATCGCCTTGATTTTGTTGCGCTGCTTGATGCATAGCCAAACTTGCTGAAGTCCAGTTTAGAAGATAACCTTTTTTGACAAAATAAACAGAAAACAAACAACCCTCTAGTGAGAATGTTGCATCAATCACAATAAACTATTGAAGATAGTAAACATTGAAAGGTCAAAATGTTCACCCTTTGGACGGACAAGTGTTGCGGATGTCTTTGAGAGGTGCACGCAGACCACTAGCACGAGAGCCAGGACCAGAGTATCTAAAAGATGATATAGCTGAGACAAATCTTTCCACTGATTTCTCTGCTATTTCCGAGTACTGCCCTATATGCGAAATGTTGGATCCAAACTTCTCAACATCGTTGTTGGTTTCAAATGATGTTTCTGCATTACCAGGATCTGTTTCGTCTATGCGCATGTGCTTGGAGTTCAGATTTTCCTGAAATTTGTAAGAAAAGTTGACAAATGGCTTTGAATAATGATATTATGATAACATAAGCGACAAAACAATTAACGTGGCGTGATTGAACCATACTATCTAACCTTATGAAGGTTTTCTTCTGGCTCAAGCTTCCTTTTCCCTGTTGCAGCTCCACAAAAACTATAAGTACCAATGGAGTTGAGAGGTATAGCATCCTCGGGAGTACTAAAGGCGGAAAGGATCTCAACGGATGGGTTCTGTTCTTCTTTATCGATCTCATGGTCTATCTCGTGTCTGTTTGTTGTTCTCTCAGCCACCTCGTTCATGGCAAAGATACTCGCTTCTTTGGCAACTTCATGATCGTTGTAGATACGCTCACATGAACTTGTTGATATAGCTCTGTCAGTCTCTTCTATCGTAGATGCGCTTGACTTGTTTAGCACAGTATTAACAGTCTTTCTCTGGCCGATCACAGAGCAATCATTGAAACATGGGAGAGATTCTTTAAGACTTTTGTCATCCTGCTTCTGCTTGAAATATTTGCTTCTTACTACAATATccgtcttcgtcttcttctgcCTCTCCACGTGCTGGTAAATGTACTTATGATCAAGGTCCTTGTAATTCCTTTCCACCGCATCTAAAAGATTAGGACACATAAAATATGAGTCAGGATTTAAGGTCTCAAGAATAATTTGTTTCCAATTTTTAGGATAAAAGCAACTGTACCATAGTCGGGTGATTCTCTTTTCTCTGCAACTTTGCCAGTATTCTCCCCCTACAGAGACAAAGAGATTATATCTTGTTATACGATTTCCGAGAACTAAGATGTAGTCCTTCTAGTTTCTTACCAAGCTGTAAACCGGGGATTCATTTGTTGTCTGACTCGAAGGAGCATCCACATCTGTTGAATTGTCCTCAGGAGTGCTTGGAGACTCCCCTGTTGGCGTCAGAGACATTGGTGATATCCTCGGAGCCTTGAACTTTCTTTTTGCCTCAAGAGATGCAAAGCCTTTCGGATGTTAAGTGGAACAAGACATTCTTGATGAAGAAAGAAGATCTTACTCAACACCAGCGATACTAAGTTCCAAATGTAATTAACTGTTTAAAAATAAGAGATAAGGGATGCAACATCAAAGGATACAGAAATATTTGGTGAGCAGGTTTTTCTGGACTGGCAACTCAAGCTTTTTCTTCAGATTTTCAGGTTTGAAACTTCTGGGGCGGGAAATAGCATCAACAGCCAACTTAGGAGTGACACCCTCAGCCTATTCATTTAAGAAAACAAGACAGCAAATCAAGAAACCATCGCCATGAGGAAAGATTATAAATATAGAGAAGTCATCATACTGTACCTGGAAAGGCAACTGCGTGAATGGATCAAGCTGCCCCAGTGCTATACCCTTAGCAATATGTTGTGGCATCGATGTGCATGAAGTTAAGGAATCAACTAATATGTGTTCATTAATCAGTCTTGATAAACTGAGTCCTAAAATCACAAGACTTGTGTCAAAGGATATGGGCCTACAAAGTCTGAATCTTCGCCAATGTCTTCAGAAATGCAAGACAAGTGTACAACGTCTTCAGATTTGGGGTCATAGACCCGTTGATGCTTGAAAGTCAGCATAGCTTTCTTGAATGACTCTTCATATAGAGGAGGAACTGAAACTGTGCTGTACTTTAAGTGCTTGATTACCTATAAGCAAACAAACCACACATCATTCAAGCAAACTATTATTATTAACCAGACTATGTCTACAGGACTGTAAAAGTATATGTGGTAAAGTAGTATCCAGTTTCTGAATTAATCATACTGTTGCTTTACCAAACCTTTGTTGTAAGATAAAAATCAAGTGAGAAAGGAATGTGTACCCTATCATAGCTTTTGAACTTTGTAATGAGTGTATGAGCTCTTTTGAGTCCCATTCCTGGAAGTGACTGCAAATAATCGCAGCCACTCAATATGCACATCTCGAGAAGCATCTGGCTTGAAAATCCAGAAAGGCTGAGCTCTTTATTTCTGGGCAGGTTGGAGGCTTGAAACTCAACACCATGGCCAAACTTGTCCATTTTAAAGATGATCTGCGACATAAACATTGACAGTTGAAAGCAGCAATTGACATTATCTAGTTAGGAAGTGCAAATGATCTGATGCATAGTGTAACAGAAAACTTACTCTTGGGCAGCCAAAAGGAATAAGATCAGAATCCTCAGTGATGATGGCATCAACTTGCTTAGTAATAGCCAAAAACGTCATCTGGGCATCAGCTTCGTAAGGAGCAACAATGTAATCGACATTCTCCTGCCTCAGAACCTTCGATGGTAAAATAACTTCAGTTCATGACAGCAAAGAAGAATACAAAATCCCTTCATTTGGAGAAACTTCCAGGTTAATGATACCTGTATCAACTCATGTGCAATAGAAGGTGAAATGTCAACAGCCTTTTGATAACACTCATACGCAGCCGAGGAATTTCCATTTGCTTCATGCTCCAATGCACGTGCAAGATTTTCCTTTCTGGACCTGAACTTGATGTGTTACAGAAAAGAAGAGGACTTAGTATGAAACTAGTTAGAtgataaaacaataaacaagcaTACTGTTCTTAAAACTAGTGATGTAATGTTTTGGATACCTAGCACGCTTATTCTCTTGTTCAAGTTTCATAGGAAGCGGACCTCCATCGAAGACAAGAAGAGGCTTCACCCCATGGTGGCGGAGTAAATTCACTCTATGCATACAGTATTGAATATGCCTGAAAGATCAAACACCATTGTTAGCTTCTGCAAAACCAGAACAAGAACAGCATATCTTAAAGAACACTATTCTCAATTTCTAAATTTGGGGGAAAATGGAAATCGATCGATCTAGGGAGGGAACCTGGCGGTGGGCAAACCCTTGCAGAGGTCTCGGCTGCAAGAGAGGGCGCCTTTGTGAAGCCAGGAATAGGTATCAACGGCGACGGTACAACCCTCGAGGTCGTGGATATGTACCGGAGCCATAATCGATTTCAGCAATGGCAGAAGCCCTTGAATACCCATTTCCTCCAATTCGATCGGAATGAAGGACTATATatctaaaccctaatttcgcCGCGACGATGACATTTCAGGACGATTTTCGCAGATGTAGCGGGAAAAGTTGTAATTGGGGATTTTTACCAATTGTTGATTCCACACTCTTACAATGGCCCAACGTATATATATTCCCAGCCCATCTCTATTACTtattgcaaattttttttttttttttggagaatttatattgaattattgtttttttaaagaatataattaaattatttgcttttttttttttgcaacaaaCGGCTATTCTATATATCTCAAACTTGAGATGATTTAGGTAAActgaccggaatagaacaaccaataaaaaaaaaagatttatgaaAGGAACGGACATTCCTAGCcaacattttttaaattattttgttatgaaactagagacgcgacattttttaaaatgcttCATGCATTAAAATGTTGAGTCTCTAAAATGTTTGGGCCAGTATTGAATatgtatatgattttttttttttttagtaaaaatacaaaaatttgaGTAACTTTTTACTATAAAgagtttaaaattattttaaactagGATAGAACTTGTGCCTTGGGCAATGTGAATTTATTTGTATACATTatcgataatttttttaatatatttaatcattttatttatacatatacaatgtttttttgttgttattatataattttttcctGATTGACcggatcaatttttaaaaaagttgtgGAACTACACTATAGTTAATATATCATGGATTGATCGGATtagacattaaacaaattatgacacaaaaaccttattttttccacttaataaattattgaaaaagtgaacagtattgtttccacaattaaattattttgacatttgtctttcatatggttttgaaaggtttcagatcaaccatcgaattgatacatgtcattttaatgtttttagtcgtatgcttaagaaaaacttacatttttgtaatttaaaatttttttagaaaaaacaaaatataacatataaaaaatataacatataaggtttactcatttttgtaatttaaaattgttttaaaaaatttaaaatataacagaTAAGGtttaaagtcatttaaaaaaaatacaaaatataacttataagaaaaattataattttttattatgcgattaatgtgattgtttattttttaataatataaaattaaataaaaatgaagaatgatgcaaaaattgttatcaaatctttattattcataagcattaattgtcatatatatgttaatcatattatgtaattttgtagcttctatttaaggaaagaatacactcttcttatattttgggttaatataatATTCCATAGTAATTAGATTAGGaccaacattttttttcaattgattttaagCTGCCACATAAGATAAATTGACATTTTAATTAAGTAACATCTAAGCAGTGtctctttttaattaatacaaatttaaggttacaattttttaaatgatcttgaattaatatataagagatttttttttgttcaaaccaattaattttttaattttagaagtAAATGTAAACAGCCGAACTATAACAACATCGACCACAAGACTGAAATTACAAAAAGCTTGGCAAAAATCTTTCCACCACATATATCCGTTAATTTCTTGCGTCTGACAGTTCTCATTGGTCTATTTAATATAATGATGAAAGAAAAATATACTGATTACAAATTACTGGTCTTTAGTAGCTGAGTTGCTGAATGAGAGTAATCCAAAACATCTTTTGGGAGAAATACTAAGGCTAGATCTTCAAAATATCTTCAATTGATTTTCTGTATTCCACAATCAACTCCCTGACCATAGGTTTAAGAAGACAAGTATAAGTCAAAGCACGATACAAGATGATACTGAAAATTGGTAACAATTTGCTTTACCTTCTCTGTTGAAGCAACTTCTCAGTGTCTTCTAGTTTTCGCTTTTGCCAATCAACATAC belongs to Brassica rapa cultivar Chiifu-401-42 chromosome A07, CAAS_Brap_v3.01, whole genome shotgun sequence and includes:
- the LOC103828950 gene encoding exonuclease 1, encoding MGIQGLLPLLKSIMAPVHIHDLEGCTVAVDTYSWLHKGALSCSRDLCKGLPTARHIQYCMHRVNLLRHHGVKPLLVFDGGPLPMKLEQENKRARSRKENLARALEHEANGNSSAAYECYQKAVDISPSIAHELIQVLRQENVDYIVAPYEADAQMTFLAITKQVDAIITEDSDLIPFGCPRIIFKMDKFGHGVEFQASNLPRNKELSLSGFSSQMLLEMCILSGCDYLQSLPGMGLKRAHTLITKFKSYDRVIKHLKYSTVSVPPLYEESFKKAMLTFKHQRVYDPKSEDVVHLSCISEDIGEDSDFVGPSMPQHIAKGIALGQLDPFTQLPFQAEGVTPKLAVDAISRPRSFKPENLKKKLELPVQKNLLTKYFCFASLEAKRKFKAPRISPMSLTPTGESPSTPEDNSTDVDAPSSQTTNESPVYSLGENTGKVAEKRESPDYDAVERNYKDLDHKYIYQHVERQKKTKTDIVVRSKYFKQKQDDKSLKESLPCFNDCSVIGQRKTVNTVLNKSSASTIEETDRAISTSSCERIYNDHEVAKEASIFAMNEVAERTTNRHEIDHEIDKEEQNPSVEILSAFSTPEDAIPLNSIGTYSFCGAATGKRKLEPEENLHKENLNSKHMRIDETDPGNAETSFETNNDVEKFGSNISHIGQYSEIAEKSVERFVSAISSFRYSGPGSRASGLRAPLKDIRNTCPSKGLSSKLDFSKFGYASSSATKSRRL